The nucleotide window TTTAAACTGCCATTTTCAGTTAAAAATATTTTTTTCATTTCTTAATTTTACCACAAGATAATAAAAAATTTAGCAACCCCCGCAGCTGTTGCTAACTATTATTCATTGAAGTAAGGAATGTTCCTCGGTTAGACATTTACAATAAATCCAATCACTGTGTGATCGAATCAGAATTATTATATCATAAAAAATGAAAAGTTTTATTTTTTTATTTTTACGCAAGGAATAAAAAAATTTAAAAAAATAAATTAAAAAATAAGATTTTTTTACAAAGTGATATAATTATATCGATAGTTATGGAAATAAATACATTATTTAATGGAAAAAATATGAATAATTCTGACACAAATAATGGGTCATTTTTTAACTATTCAAATTTTAAAGCTATGAACATCATTAGTATGTATATTATTAAGTGACTTAATATAAAAAAATGAATAGCTTTCAAATTTGATTGCAAAATTTCTTAAAAAAATATAACTGTAATGATAACAGAATAAAAGTATATTTAAGCTAGCAATTAAACTTGAAAAAAGTTTATTTTGTTAGCTTTTTTAATAAATTTTGTAAATAAATTACAAAAACAATTAAATTTCTACTTCAAAGAAAAAATTATAAAAAGGAGAGATATGAAAAATTTAAAAAAATTTAAATTTCTTGTTTCGGGAATAGTATTAAGTGCTGCTGTGACCGTTTTAAGTGCCTCGGTTGCTGCCGCTTGTGCTAAACAAGAAACTGTTTCAACAGCTCAGGAGAAACAGGTTCCAGACGAAGCAAAAAATAATTATGTAAAAAGTTTAGGATTTTACAAACAAGAACTACAATCACTTTCATCAGAAACTGATAAACTAGTAAAACAATACAATGATAAAGGTAAAACTGGTGAAGAAAATTTAGCTTCAAGATTAAAAACCACCCTTGAAAAAGAATTAACCTCAGTAAATAGTGCATTAACAACATATGGAACAAAAAATAATTTAACTGTTTCTGAATATAATGAAGCGTTAACAAAATATAAAGAATTATCAAGAAAAGATGATAAAACAGAACGAGAAACAGTTGAATTTAAAGATTTAGAAAATAAATTTACTCCATTAACAGAACAAGAAACTCAAAAATTATCAACATTAAAAGCTAAAGCAGATAAAAGTTCTGAAGAACAAAAAGAAATGGAAATTTTAGAATCAAAAGTTTTATATGAAGATGCCAAAAAATTACAAGAAGTTTTGGATAATGCATCAAGTAATTACAAAAAACATGTTTTAACTTTCAATACATTAGTGAGGGATATTAACACAACTTCAACTGGTGGTATTGTAACTGCTGCCCAACGTAAAACATATTCATATGAATACAATACTTCAAACTCATTAAGTGGATTTGATTACGATGGTTCATCAGCATATGGATCAGAAATTCAAACTTCTAAATTTTTACAAGTATCATTAAAACTTTTAAGAACAACACCTTTAAATGAACCAGAACTTTCAAAAACTTCAGATGATAACTTTAAAGTTGTCACAAAAATTAATAAACCATCATTCTGAAAATATACATTTGAAGGAGCTAAGGCTGTTGTAGTTACATTAGCAGATGGTACTGTTAAAGTTTATGATAATGATAAAATTGATGATTTAAATTCACAAACTGATTCACAAAATTCTGATGGAACATATTCATCACTATACGTTCAAGCATTTTCAAACGATTCACGTTCAATTAACTCAAAAGAATTTCTAAATAGCCTAAACAGCATTAAAAAGTTACAAGTGGTTGTAAGAGAAACTCCGTGAGTAACATCAAATGGTGAAAAAACAAAATACACCACAAAGGCAGATGACTACTACTACTCATGAATGAGAACAGTTTTACACTCACAAAAAACACGTTTAGCAAATGGCTCAACTCAAGAATTAGAACAAGAAATGAATAGTTTATTACCTGCTGGTTCAACAACATTTACTAAATCTGATACATATCCAAATGAATATGTTTATGAACTTTACAATGTTAAATCATCAGATTTCTACGATAGATCTAAATTTATAACAAATGTTGAAGGGGAAAATGAATACAAAGGACAAGAAGCTCTAACATTTACACCATTAGATGACACAGCAAATATTCTAGGAACAGAATTATTTACATCATTTAGTGATTCAAATGACTTTATAGCAGCACCTAGTGATTACATTAAAGAAAAAACAGCTGATAAAACAATGGAAATTGTTTCATACAATGAAACCAGTGCTAATAGTTTATTACAAAAAATTAAACAAGATACTTTCTTAAGTACTAAAGTTGGTCAATTTGGAATATTCTGATACGGAATGAATCCTGCAGAAAATACACTATATGCAGGACCATATTATGCAGAAGGATTTAGATCACTAAAAGAAACATATAAACAAAACCCACACTTCTTCAATCAAGAATGAGTAAATTCAACTGAAAGTATTAAAGTTATTGAGAGTATCTATCAACAAGCACCAGTAGATGCAGGAATATTTGATCAAAGACAATGAGCAAAATACCGTGAAGGAACAACAACAAGAATTCCTTATTCATCATTAAATCAACAAGCTAAAAACACAATTAATGAAAACCCAGTAGAATACGGATTACGTTCATTACAATCTTTAAACAGAACTAATTTTATTTCAAGATTATTATTACAACCAGTACCTGCCTCATTTGAACAATTAGAAGTTCCAACAACAACAAATCCAGCTCAATATTACTCATTTAATGATGTTTATGCAAAATTAATGTGAGGAAGTTCATTGCGTGAAATAGCAGATGGACAAGTTAAGAGTTTAGATACTTTCATAGCAGGAACAGGATTACAATTTAGAACATTAATTTCAGCAGCAATAAACTGATCAAAATATATCGATGCACTAACTTCACAAGTTGGTAAACCATACTTAGCTCACCTTGCACCAGATGCAAGTATAGCTGGAAAAGATCAAACTAGTGCTAAATTAAAAACAGTTCGTGAAGCTTATGAAAAAGTTAACTCATTATTTGCTTTAAATTCTGACTTAGCAAAAATTGATTTTGGTACAAATGTAGGAAATGAAATTACTCCAGCTAATAACTATGATACCTTCAAAGGAACATCAGAAGAATTAGCTCAATATAAATCAGCTGGTTTTGAACAAATAAAAGCTCAAATGAAAAAATTATTAGATGAATTATATAAACAAAACCCAGATTTTGGAGATCAAAAAGTTAAATTCACTTACTTCTATCCATATTTAAACCCTTCAAATGCTTACTTACAATCAACAAGAAATGCAATTGAAGTTGTTAAAGCTTTAGATTCTCGTATTGATACTGAATTACAAACACCAACAAATGCTCAAGAATTCTATAGATTAATGTGAGGGTCAGGAACTGATTTCAATGGATGAGGATACGACCTTAACACAATAGGTTCAGGATTTGATGGATTTTCATGACAAGGTAATTTAATTCCACAATTATTTGCAATTGGTCAATCAGAGGATTTACAAACTAAATTACAAACTTCATTCCCACAAATGGTAGATGCGGCTAAAGCATTAGTAACATACGCAAACGAAAGATTAGCTCAAAAGAAAATATCATTTGGAAAAGTAGATATAACTAAATTACCTGAATTATTATTAAAATACCAAATACAAACATCAACAGTAATTGATTCTGAAGGAGCTCAAACTTCATCAGGAACATTCTCAGGACAGTTTTGAACAAACTACATATTAAATAAAACAAATGAAGATTTAATTGAACTTGCTGTAGAATTATCAAACTATTTATCACCAGCACAATTTGATTCAAATCAATCAATATCATCTGAAGATTTTGCACCTTTCTTATTACAAAAAGGTTATGAATCTCCATTACAACAAAGTGGTATAGAACATTACGCAGATTGAAAAATAAAACTTTAATAGATAGGTATTAACCATGTCAAAATATATTTTACAGAGGATAGCTTTTGCTATCCTTACATTATTTATAATATCTCTATTTTCATATGTGCTAATTGCAACTTTTAGTACAACAAACCCATTTAGGGAACTTGCAATTAACAATAAAGTTCCAAATATAGAACAATTTGTTAAAGATCAAGAAATAAAATACGGATGAGATAAAAATGTTTTAACACAATATTTTACATATATTGGTAAATTTTTAAGTGGTGATTTTGGTTTTGTTTTCAATGGACAAAATAACCCATTTGGAGCAGAAATAACCACAATGCCGCAACTATTTTTCAAACCACTAAAATATTCAATTATGATATCATTACCAGCTTTTATAGTTAGTGCAATAACAGGAATAATTTTAGGTACTTTTGCAGGATATAAAAGAGGGACATTATTAGATAGTGGAATTAATATTTTTGTATTAATTTTCATTGCATTACCTTCATTTATCATTGCTCCTATCGCAATAAACATTGCAATTAATTCTGGACTTCCTTCAACGGTATTTAAACCAGGCGATGGACAACCTATGAGTGTTGTTATTAAGTCATATTTAACACCTATTTTTGTTGTTACATTAGGATCATTAGCTGGCTATACTTCTTATACACGTAACCAAGTTATAACAGTCTTAACAAGTAATTATGTTCTAATTGCAAAAACAAAAGGATTAAGTAATTTAGAAATTTTTAGAAAATATGTTTTTAGAAATATTTCTATTCCTATTTTTAGTATCGTTTTCCCTTCTTATGTTGTTTTATTAACGGGATCTATTATCGTTGAAGTATACTGAAATGTTCCAGGAACTTCACAAATAATAGCAAAAGCCTTCCCATCAGGTGAAAGAAATGTTGTTATGTTTAGTACCTTATTCTTTACATTTTTATCACTTATAACAGAAATAATTACTGACGTAAGTTATGCAATATTAGATCCACGTATTAAATATTCATCATCAAGTGGAAAAAACAGATTAGCATATCTACAAGCATACATTGAAAGAAAAAAAATAGAAAAATCATTTTTACAAGAAAATTTATTAAATAAAGGAGAAGCAGATGCAAGCTAATGAATTTAATAATCGCTATAATCTGGGAACAAATTTACAAGAAAAAATTAAATACGTAAGCAATCCAGATTCATTACATTCTTCAAACATTGCTGGTAAACCTAAAAAAATGCTTGTAGAAATTGTAAAAAGATTTTTCAAAAACCCTTATGTTACCTTAGCATTTATTACATTTATAGTTTTACTTTTATGTTCAATTATTATTCCTTTAACAACACAATATACACCAAATAAACCTATAAATAAAGTAGATAAAGAGTTTATTACTTTATTACCTCCACAATATTTACAAACAAAATCAGTATTATTAAAACCAAATAACCGTATCTTTCAAACATTTTTAGATATTAGAAATTTAGTAAAAGACCATGCAGATCTTCAACCTTATTTTCAACCTCTATTAGATAGTTTTAAAGTTGGACAATTACAAGCAGCATCAGAAAGTTATCCAGTAACTTACAATGCATTTATAATGTTTGATGCTTATTTATTAAAAATTGAAGTTTCAAATATATTATTAGCTGATCCTTCACATGTTTTCACTGCTACAGAAATTTCTCAAATACGCTCAACATTTCCAGTAGTTAATACACTTTTAGGTACAGATGTTAATGGTTATGACATTTGAACAAATAGTTGAGCAGCTACTGCTGAAAGTATTAAAATAGCATTAATAGTAGCAACTTTACAAACACTTATCGGAGTAGCAATTGGAGCTTATTTAGGATTTCATGTTGGTAAATGAATTGATACAATCTTCATGAGAGTTATTGAAATATTTTTAGCTCCTCCATCATTAATATGATTACTATTATTTGTTTCAATTATGGGAGTTTCAAATACAGCATTAATAACAGCTTTAGTTATAACTGGTTGAGCATGACCTGTTTCAGGAACTCGTATGTTTATAATTACAGTTAAAGATGAAGAATATATAACCGCTGCAAAAAGTATCGGTTCTTCAACATCAAGACAAGTATTTGCGCATGCATTACCTGCAATAATAGGTAAAATAGCAACTAGTTTCGTACAAAGAATTCCAGGAATTATTCTTTCAATTGCATCATTGGCGTTTTTAGGATTTTATAAAAATGCAGAAACTGCAAACTTAGGACAATTACTACTTGATGCAACACCTCAAGCACCTGATAATTTTTGAATCTTATTATTACCTTCATTAATACTACTAACATTATCATTATCACTACAATTTATTGCTTTAGGTGTTCATGATGCTCTAGATCCTAAAGTTATTAAAACATCTAAAAAATAGGAGAAAATCATGAAAAATAAACAAGAATATGATTTAAATATTTATACAGAAAAAATTGAAACTGAAGACACAAAAGACACTGTTTTAGATGTTGAAGATTTACATGTTAGTTTTAAATTAGGTAAAAAACAATTACTACACATAATAAGAGGTATTGATCTTAAAATTAAAAAAGGTCAAATAGTAGGTATAGTAGGTGAATCAGGTTCTGGAAAGTCTGTTACTTCAAAAGCTTTAATTAATGTTAATGAAAGAACTTTAACAACTTCTAAGACAATGTCTATTGATGATATTGATTTATCTAAATTTAAAAAAGAAAAAGAATGAACAAAAATAAGAGGATCAAAAATTGGATATATTCCTCAAGATCCTTTAACATCATTAAATCCAACAAGAAAAATAGGAAAACAATTATTAGATGCACTTAATAATAACCCAGAGTGAAAAAAACGTTCTTTAAAAGACAAAAAAGAATATTTAATTGGTCTTTTAAAACAATTCGGGTTACGTAATGCAGAAGAAATTTTTTACATGTACCCTCACACATTAAGTGGTGGGATGAAACAAAGAGTTGTTATTACCATGGTAGTTGCTCTTAAACCATTAGTCATTATTGCTGATGAACCAACAACAGCATTAGATCCAACAGTTCAAGCATCTGTTTTAGCATTATTTGAAAACATTAGAAACACAATGGGAATTTCAATAATTTTAATTAGTCATAATATTTCTGTTGTTGCTAAATTCTGTGATTACATTTATGTTATGTATGCAGGAAGAATTGTTGAAAGAGGAACTAAAGAAGAAATTTTTACCGTTCCAGCTCACCCTTATACCTGAGCTTTAATAAGTGCAGTTCCAGAAGATAGAGAAGCTAGATTATTTTCAATTAAGGGAACACCACCAGATATGGCTAATTTAGGTTTAGGAGATCCTTTTGCACCTAGAAATGAATACGCAATGGAAATTGATTTTATTAAAGAACCCCCATTGATACCAATTTCAAAAACCCATTCAGCTGCAACATGATTATTACATCCTGATGCTCCAAAAGTCCATTTAAGAGAAGATTTAGTTAAACGTTTAGAATCATTTAGAAAGGTATTTTACAAAGATGAACAATAATAATAAAAAAGTTATTTTAGAAATAGATAATTTAAAGAAATACTTTATAAATAATGGACATATTAATAAAGCAGTAAACGGTGTTAGTTTCAATGTTCACGAAGGTGAAGTTGTTGGATTAATCGGTGAATCAGGTTCAGGAAAAACAACAATTGGTAGATCATTACTTAGACTTTATGATAACTATAATGGTTTTGTTCGTCTAGACGGAAGAATCATAAGTGGTAAGAAAATTTCTAAACGTCGTAATAAATTCCTAAGAAGAAACATGCAAATGATTTTCCAAGATCCACATGCTTCTTTAAATGGTCAAAAAACTATTTATTCAACACTAAAAGAACCTTTAGTAGTAAATGGAATAATGAAAGAAAAATTACATGACATTTTTAGTGATTGAAATAAAGTAACAAAAATGTTTAAATATACATTTTCTAAAAAAACAAAAACCCTAGAATTAGAAAATTTAAATGAATTTAATAAAATTGCAACAAAATTTGTTGAACATTGAGAAAAAGAATTAAATAATGTTAATTTCGATAATAATCTTAATTTAGAAGATAATTTCAACACATATTTTGCTTATTTAGAAGAAAAACAAAATATGGAAAGTGAAGTTATTAATGCGATGTATTCAAATACAACTAAATTAATTGAATACTACTACCAAAAACAAAAAGAATTTCGTGATAATACTTTAGAATATGATGAAATTGAAGTTAATAATCAAACTAAATTATTAAATGAAGGACTTTTAAAAGTTAAATATTCTCAACAACAATTAGATGCATATTATGAAGTAGAAAAAATAAAAGCACAAGAATCAAAATTTACAAAAGATATAAAAGATTACAAAACAATTAATCAAAACACTTTTAAAAACTTTTATCAAGAATTTAAAAACGAAAAAGATTTGATTAAAAATTCACGTCTTTTAGCAACTGATTTAGATTATTACGCTTATAACCTAAAAAGAGAACTTTTAAACAAAAAAGCACTGAAGTTATTGCAAAAAACCAGAATTCAACTAAGATATTTAGGATTTAGTGAAGTAAAAAGATTTGTAAATGACTTAAAACAATATATTTTAGCTTTTTATAATGAAGAATTGCAATTTCCTTACCAAAAACAATTAGCAAAAAAAATAAATCACACAATTGAAAAATCATTTAATTTTAATTATGATGATTACATTGAACAAAATAAAGCTAATATTCAGGAAATAAAAGATGAATTTGTAAAATTCGACAAAAAAATAAATGAATTAAATTTAATTTTAAAAGAAAAACACCACCCTT belongs to Mycoplasma zalophi and includes:
- a CDS encoding ATP-binding cassette domain-containing protein, whose amino-acid sequence is MNNNNKKVILEIDNLKKYFINNGHINKAVNGVSFNVHEGEVVGLIGESGSGKTTIGRSLLRLYDNYNGFVRLDGRIISGKKISKRRNKFLRRNMQMIFQDPHASLNGQKTIYSTLKEPLVVNGIMKEKLHDIFSDWNKVTKMFKYTFSKKTKTLELENLNEFNKIATKFVEHWEKELNNVNFDNNLNLEDNFNTYFAYLEEKQNMESEVINAMYSNTTKLIEYYYQKQKEFRDNTLEYDEIEVNNQTKLLNEGLLKVKYSQQQLDAYYEVEKIKAQESKFTKDIKDYKTINQNTFKNFYQEFKNEKDLIKNSRLLATDLDYYAYNLKRELLNKKALKLLQKTRIQLRYLGFSEVKRFVNDLKQYILAFYNEELQFPYQKQLAKKINHTIEKSFNFNYDDYIEQNKANIQEIKDEFVKFDKKINELNLILKEKHHPLITNEELETIKQNLQKAKDIQTQEVKKYVEKNKTVIDELDVQIKDVNTTYYGLRDKITNLSAKFKEVHKEFLNYIQKAPISSFYTEESIEQLTEKEEKNKRKFAILNYSTIVTNKLETQKTFDIEYKYLLRDIADIDLLLGINETFVSKILKNKAPWLLNAYEFLYTNVFIRYRVKNLLYKTIIYKNLEQVGLLKQFAYRYPHEFSGGQRQRIVIARALITEPKIIVADEPIASLDISIQAQVVNLLKDLCKSKNIGLIFIAHDLSMIEYVADRVQIMHLGKIVESGKTEAIYDTPVHPYTKNLFKAIPKISNADEKFQNVSFELDYLEQQKFPNIPKTYQVEDEHYVYGTNEQVHDWTKVLKEIKTLKIETKDALSFEDLEKARKTRNTKLNNKKNNEEKPF
- a CDS encoding ABC transporter ATP-binding protein codes for the protein MKNKQEYDLNIYTEKIETEDTKDTVLDVEDLHVSFKLGKKQLLHIIRGIDLKIKKGQIVGIVGESGSGKSVTSKALINVNERTLTTSKTMSIDDIDLSKFKKEKEWTKIRGSKIGYIPQDPLTSLNPTRKIGKQLLDALNNNPEWKKRSLKDKKEYLIGLLKQFGLRNAEEIFYMYPHTLSGGMKQRVVITMVVALKPLVIIADEPTTALDPTVQASVLALFENIRNTMGISIILISHNISVVAKFCDYIYVMYAGRIVERGTKEEIFTVPAHPYTWALISAVPEDREARLFSIKGTPPDMANLGLGDPFAPRNEYAMEIDFIKEPPLIPISKTHSAATWLLHPDAPKVHLREDLVKRLESFRKVFYKDEQ
- a CDS encoding OppA family ABC transporter substrate-binding lipoprotein, with translation MKNLKKFKFLVSGIVLSAAVTVLSASVAAACAKQETVSTAQEKQVPDEAKNNYVKSLGFYKQELQSLSSETDKLVKQYNDKGKTGEENLASRLKTTLEKELTSVNSALTTYGTKNNLTVSEYNEALTKYKELSRKDDKTERETVEFKDLENKFTPLTEQETQKLSTLKAKADKSSEEQKEMEILESKVLYEDAKKLQEVLDNASSNYKKHVLTFNTLVRDINTTSTGGIVTAAQRKTYSYEYNTSNSLSGFDYDGSSAYGSEIQTSKFLQVSLKLLRTTPLNEPELSKTSDDNFKVVTKINKPSFWKYTFEGAKAVVVTLADGTVKVYDNDKIDDLNSQTDSQNSDGTYSSLYVQAFSNDSRSINSKEFLNSLNSIKKLQVVVRETPWVTSNGEKTKYTTKADDYYYSWMRTVLHSQKTRLANGSTQELEQEMNSLLPAGSTTFTKSDTYPNEYVYELYNVKSSDFYDRSKFITNVEGENEYKGQEALTFTPLDDTANILGTELFTSFSDSNDFIAAPSDYIKEKTADKTMEIVSYNETSANSLLQKIKQDTFLSTKVGQFGIFWYGMNPAENTLYAGPYYAEGFRSLKETYKQNPHFFNQEWVNSTESIKVIESIYQQAPVDAGIFDQRQWAKYREGTTTRIPYSSLNQQAKNTINENPVEYGLRSLQSLNRTNFISRLLLQPVPASFEQLEVPTTTNPAQYYSFNDVYAKLMWGSSLREIADGQVKSLDTFIAGTGLQFRTLISAAINWSKYIDALTSQVGKPYLAHLAPDASIAGKDQTSAKLKTVREAYEKVNSLFALNSDLAKIDFGTNVGNEITPANNYDTFKGTSEELAQYKSAGFEQIKAQMKKLLDELYKQNPDFGDQKVKFTYFYPYLNPSNAYLQSTRNAIEVVKALDSRIDTELQTPTNAQEFYRLMWGSGTDFNGWGYDLNTIGSGFDGFSWQGNLIPQLFAIGQSEDLQTKLQTSFPQMVDAAKALVTYANERLAQKKISFGKVDITKLPELLLKYQIQTSTVIDSEGAQTSSGTFSGQFWTNYILNKTNEDLIELAVELSNYLSPAQFDSNQSISSEDFAPFLLQKGYESPLQQSGIEHYADWKIKL
- a CDS encoding ABC transporter permease; the protein is MSKYILQRIAFAILTLFIISLFSYVLIATFSTTNPFRELAINNKVPNIEQFVKDQEIKYGWDKNVLTQYFTYIGKFLSGDFGFVFNGQNNPFGAEITTMPQLFFKPLKYSIMISLPAFIVSAITGIILGTFAGYKRGTLLDSGINIFVLIFIALPSFIIAPIAINIAINSGLPSTVFKPGDGQPMSVVIKSYLTPIFVVTLGSLAGYTSYTRNQVITVLTSNYVLIAKTKGLSNLEIFRKYVFRNISIPIFSIVFPSYVVLLTGSIIVEVYWNVPGTSQIIAKAFPSGERNVVMFSTLFFTFLSLITEIITDVSYAILDPRIKYSSSSGKNRLAYLQAYIERKKIEKSFLQENLLNKGEADAS
- a CDS encoding ABC transporter permease gives rise to the protein MQANEFNNRYNLGTNLQEKIKYVSNPDSLHSSNIAGKPKKMLVEIVKRFFKNPYVTLAFITFIVLLLCSIIIPLTTQYTPNKPINKVDKEFITLLPPQYLQTKSVLLKPNNRIFQTFLDIRNLVKDHADLQPYFQPLLDSFKVGQLQAASESYPVTYNAFIMFDAYLLKIEVSNILLADPSHVFTATEISQIRSTFPVVNTLLGTDVNGYDIWTNSWAATAESIKIALIVATLQTLIGVAIGAYLGFHVGKWIDTIFMRVIEIFLAPPSLIWLLLFVSIMGVSNTALITALVITGWAWPVSGTRMFIITVKDEEYITAAKSIGSSTSRQVFAHALPAIIGKIATSFVQRIPGIILSIASLAFLGFYKNAETANLGQLLLDATPQAPDNFWILLLPSLILLTLSLSLQFIALGVHDALDPKVIKTSKK